The Burkholderiales bacterium DNA segment TGATGATCGCCATCGCGATCATCGGTGTTCTTCTCGTGGCCGGGTTTCCCGAGATGTACACGTTTATTCAGAATACGAAGATTCGCAGCTACGCCGAAACCATTTCCACCGGCATGCAGCTCGCGCGCGGCGAGGCGGTCAAGCGCAACACGCGGATCCAGTTCATGCTGACCAATAACACACCCAATGCCGCCACGCTGCCCACTCTTGCGGCGGGCAATACCGGTGATCCCACCGGCGTTAACTGGGCGGTGATGAATTACCAGTCGACCGGCGTCTATACCGCGGCCGACTTCGTGCAGGGCAGCGACAATTTCAGCTCGCCCAACGTCACGGTCAACGCGGGCGACGCCACCATCGTATTTAACGGCCTGGGCCGGAACGATCTTGCCAGCGCCACCACCATACAGGTTACCAATCCCAACAGCGGCACCTGTTTCGCTGTAGGCGGCCCGATGCGCTGCCTCAACATCGTGGTGCAGTCAGGCGGGCAGATCCGCATGTGCGATCCCGCCATTACCACTGCCGGCGACACCAGAAAATGTTGATGCGAGTACCAATTATGAAATACATACTCAATACCAGAAAACAATCAGGCGTGATGCTGCTGGAAGCCCTGATCGGCATCCTGATTTTTTCCATCGGCATCCTCGCCGTGGTCGGGCTGCAGGCGGCATCGGTCAAGAATCAGGCCGATGCCAAATACCGGGGCGACGCGAGCTATTTCGCCAACCAGATCATCGGTCAGATATGGGTGGATCGCGCCAACCTCGCCACTTACGCGCACAACCCGACCCCGGTGGTCACCGCAGCGGCCCCGCCTTCCTGCAACCCCACAGCCGCGCCCTCGGCCAACGCCAACGTCACAGCCTGGACTACCAAGGTGGCAAACGGCCTGCCGGGCGCCACGGCGACCAAACAGCAAATCATTATCGGCGCCGGTAATCAGGTTACGGTGGTGCTGTGCTGGAAGAGTCCGCAGGACGCAAGCTATCACAAATATATGGCCACAACTTACATCAATTAGGAACGGGTTGGCTATGAATCATGTCGCGCGCAACAAAGGTTTTTCAATGGTCGAGATCCTGGTCGGCATGGTGATCGGCCTACTCGGGGTGATCATTATCATGCAGATTTTTGCGCTCGCGGAAGGACAGAAGCGCACCACCACTAGCGGCTCCGACGCGCAGACCAACGGCAACATTTCGCTGTACAGCGTCGAGCATGACGTGCGCCTGTCCGGCTACGGCATAAGCCTTGCCGCGCTCGGGTGCAGCATCAGCACCTCGTACAACAGCAGCACAACTAATCCCGGCACGCTGACTCTCGCCCCTGTCGTCATCACCGACGGCGGCGTGGACGCCTCGGGCAACGCGTTGCCCGATACGCTGAGCGTGCTCTACAGCAGGAACACCATGACCGGCCTGCCGCAGACGCTCGCCTACGTCAACCTGCAGGCCGACACGCAGTCCAC contains these protein-coding regions:
- a CDS encoding GspH/FimT family pseudopilin codes for the protein MLIYPKSFAGFTLIELMIAIAIIGVLLVAGFPEMYTFIQNTKIRSYAETISTGMQLARGEAVKRNTRIQFMLTNNTPNAATLPTLAAGNTGDPTGVNWAVMNYQSTGVYTAADFVQGSDNFSSPNVTVNAGDATIVFNGLGRNDLASATTIQVTNPNSGTCFAVGGPMRCLNIVVQSGGQIRMCDPAITTAGDTRKC
- the pilV gene encoding type IV pilus modification protein PilV yields the protein MKYILNTRKQSGVMLLEALIGILIFSIGILAVVGLQAASVKNQADAKYRGDASYFANQIIGQIWVDRANLATYAHNPTPVVTAAAPPSCNPTAAPSANANVTAWTTKVANGLPGATATKQQIIIGAGNQVTVVLCWKSPQDASYHKYMATTYIN